The window CTGCGCCCGTGATGCGGACAAACGTCGCCTTCTTGTAGAGTTCTTCGAGGTTAGCAGCACCGGCATAACCCATGGCAGAATGGATACCGCCAATCAGCTGGTAAACGGTATCGCGGAGCGGTCCCTTGTAAGGAACTCGGCCTTCGATGCCTTCCGGAACGAACTTGCGCGGTTCCTGAACGCCACCCTGGA of the uncultured Fibrobacter sp. genome contains:
- a CDS encoding IMP dehydrogenase, with the translated sequence QGGVQEPRKFVPEGIEGRVPYKGPLRDTVYQLIGGIHSAMGYAGAANLEELYKKATFVRITGAGLRESHPHDVTITKEAPNYRTGE